In a genomic window of Nothobranchius furzeri strain GRZ-AD chromosome 14, NfurGRZ-RIMD1, whole genome shotgun sequence:
- the LOC107380852 gene encoding uncharacterized protein isoform X1, whose translation MEPQCEEVEEEASAAMLWSVQEAVERQTLQIGASACGATAVVDVLKALGVEATPEEVDRYVQTRLRRNESLLPDYLLSRSEAGATHVQLIQGALEASGGKVTGRFFHLHPRRQVRLVPWLARWIRKGAVPVATMNMQLGVPEGEEVPDAWHHQLIFGVAANAVFMTNPLDVVSEEEAQQRLCSDSVLLIRREDVLQRWTEDCSLSSLSENPSDPRWRDLDVEGQVWKMVLEADLDESGAKVAHIRIPAAYSSGVTLFTLQDSTLGRELLTEPEIPLL comes from the exons ATGGAGCCGCAGtgtgaggaggtggaggaggaggcttCAGCAGCCATGCTGTGGTCCGTCCAGGAGGCGGTGGAGAGGCAGACTTTGCAAATCGGAGCCTCCGCCTGCGGAGCCACGGCGGTGGTGGACGTGCTGAAGGCCCTGGGGGTGGAGGCGACACCGGAGGAGGTGGACCGCTACGTCCAGACCCGGCTGAGGAGGAACGAGTCCCTGCTGCCAGACTACCTGTTGTCCCGCAGCGAAGCAG GTGCGACTCACGTGCAGCTCATCCAGGGGGCGCTAGAGGCCAGTGGTGGGAAGGTCACGGGTCGGTTCTTCCACCTCCATCCTCGCCGCCAGGTCCGACTGGTCCCCTGGCTCGCACGCTGGATCCGAAAAGGGGCCGTTCCCGTAGCAACCATGAACATGCAGCTGGGTGTGCCGGAGGGGGAGGAGGTGCCTGACGCCTGGCACCATCAGCTGATATTTGGTGTCGCAGCAAACGCCGTGTTCATGACCAACCCTCTGGATgtag tgagtgaagAAGAGGCTCAGCAGCGACTCTGCAGCGACTCTGTGCTTCTGATTCGTCGGGAAGACGTCCTGCAGCGTTGGACGGAGGACTGCTCCTTGTCCAGCCTGTCGGAGAACCCGAGCGATCCGCGGTGGAGGGACCTGGATGTGGAGG GTCAGGTGTGGAAGATGGTCCTGGAGGCGGACCTGGATGAATCTGGAGCTAAAGTAGCACACATCAGGATACCTGCAGCTTACAGCTCAGGTGTTACTCTCTTCACCCTGCAGGACTCCACACTGGGACGAGAACTCCTGACTGAACCTGAAATCCCTTTGTTGTGA
- the LOC107380852 gene encoding uncharacterized protein isoform X2: MEPQCEEVEEEASAAMLWSVQEAVERQTLQIGASACGATAVVDVLKALGVEATPEEVDRYVQTRLRRNESLLPDYLLSRSEAGATHVQLIQGALEASGGKVTGRFFHLHPRRQVRLVPWLARWIRKGAVPVATMNMQLGVPEGEEVPDAWHHQLIFGVAANAVFMTNPLDVVSEEEAQQRLCSDSVLLIRREDVLQRWTEDCSLSSLSENPSDPRWRDLDVEGVEDGPGGGPG, from the exons ATGGAGCCGCAGtgtgaggaggtggaggaggaggcttCAGCAGCCATGCTGTGGTCCGTCCAGGAGGCGGTGGAGAGGCAGACTTTGCAAATCGGAGCCTCCGCCTGCGGAGCCACGGCGGTGGTGGACGTGCTGAAGGCCCTGGGGGTGGAGGCGACACCGGAGGAGGTGGACCGCTACGTCCAGACCCGGCTGAGGAGGAACGAGTCCCTGCTGCCAGACTACCTGTTGTCCCGCAGCGAAGCAG GTGCGACTCACGTGCAGCTCATCCAGGGGGCGCTAGAGGCCAGTGGTGGGAAGGTCACGGGTCGGTTCTTCCACCTCCATCCTCGCCGCCAGGTCCGACTGGTCCCCTGGCTCGCACGCTGGATCCGAAAAGGGGCCGTTCCCGTAGCAACCATGAACATGCAGCTGGGTGTGCCGGAGGGGGAGGAGGTGCCTGACGCCTGGCACCATCAGCTGATATTTGGTGTCGCAGCAAACGCCGTGTTCATGACCAACCCTCTGGATgtag tgagtgaagAAGAGGCTCAGCAGCGACTCTGCAGCGACTCTGTGCTTCTGATTCGTCGGGAAGACGTCCTGCAGCGTTGGACGGAGGACTGCTCCTTGTCCAGCCTGTCGGAGAACCCGAGCGATCCGCGGTGGAGGGACCTGGATGTGGAGG GTGTGGAAGATGGTCCTGGAGGCGGACCTGGATGA